A region of Nocardioides sp. JS614 DNA encodes the following proteins:
- a CDS encoding acyl-CoA dehydrogenase family protein: MTEQGIARNERGPSSGIRELGAEFVRREVAPYLQEWEDAGEIPRELHRAAAKQGLLGISFPEEVGGGGGDVLDSVELQEGMFEAGASSGLMAGLFTGGIALPHIAAHGSPDLVDRFVRPTLAGEKIGALGVTEPGGGSDVAGIRTTARREGDVYVVNGAKTFITSGVRGDFVTTAVRTGPDGHAGLSLLVIEKGAPGFTVDRALTKMGWHCSDTAELSFVDVEVPVANLVGEENAGFYYIAEQFVVERLALAVHAYGIAARSLELTAAYCRDRETFGRPLIANQVVRHKLVEMRRQVEVARAYAREVARRHAAGESVIAEVCLAKQTACDAATYVCDQAVQLHGGTGYMHGTEVERHYRDARILPIGGGATEVLTDLAAKLLGYAR; encoded by the coding sequence GTGACCGAGCAGGGGATCGCGAGGAACGAGCGAGGTCCGTCGAGCGGGATCCGTGAGCTCGGCGCCGAGTTCGTCCGGCGCGAGGTGGCGCCGTACCTCCAGGAGTGGGAGGACGCCGGCGAGATCCCGCGCGAGCTGCACCGGGCGGCCGCGAAGCAGGGCCTGCTCGGCATCTCCTTCCCCGAGGAGGTCGGCGGTGGGGGCGGCGACGTCCTGGACAGCGTCGAGCTCCAGGAGGGGATGTTCGAGGCCGGCGCGTCGAGCGGGCTGATGGCCGGCCTGTTCACCGGCGGCATCGCGCTGCCGCACATCGCGGCGCACGGCTCGCCCGACCTGGTCGACCGGTTCGTCCGGCCGACCCTGGCCGGGGAGAAGATCGGCGCGCTCGGCGTCACCGAGCCCGGGGGCGGCTCGGACGTCGCCGGCATCCGGACCACGGCCCGCCGGGAGGGCGACGTCTACGTCGTCAACGGCGCCAAGACGTTCATCACCAGCGGCGTGCGCGGCGACTTCGTCACCACCGCGGTCCGCACCGGCCCCGACGGCCATGCCGGCCTGTCGTTGCTGGTGATCGAGAAGGGCGCGCCCGGCTTCACGGTGGACCGGGCGCTGACCAAGATGGGCTGGCATTGCTCCGACACCGCCGAGCTCTCGTTCGTCGACGTCGAGGTGCCGGTCGCGAACCTGGTCGGCGAGGAGAACGCCGGCTTCTACTACATCGCGGAGCAGTTCGTGGTCGAGCGGCTCGCGCTCGCCGTGCACGCCTACGGCATCGCCGCCCGGTCGCTCGAGCTGACCGCGGCGTACTGCCGCGACCGGGAGACCTTCGGCAGGCCGCTGATCGCCAACCAGGTGGTGCGCCACAAGCTCGTCGAGATGAGGCGGCAGGTCGAGGTGGCCCGGGCCTACGCCCGGGAGGTGGCCCGCCGGCATGCCGCCGGTGAGTCCGTGATCGCCGAGGTCTGCCTGGCCAAGCAGACCGCCTGCGACGCCGCGACGTACGTCTGTGACCAGGCCGTCCAGCTGCACGGCGGGACGGGATACATGCACGGGACCGAGGTGGAGCGGCACTACCGCGACGCCCGGATCCTGCCGATCGGAGGAGGTGCGACCGAGGTGCTCACCGATCTCGCCGCCAAGCTGCTGGGGTACGCCCGATGA
- a CDS encoding acyclic terpene utilization AtuA family protein, protein MAEAPTQGLERALRIGNCSGFYGDRLSAMREMLEGRQDDGSVLDVLTGDYLAELTMLILGKDTMKDPALGYARTHLRQLEDCLGLALERGVRIVSNAGGLNPAGLADRIREVARGLGLDPAVAHVEGDDLRSRAAELGFAGALTANAYLGGFGIAAALTAGADVVVTGRVTDASLVVGPAVAHHGWTPTSYDELAGAVVAGHVLECGTQATGGNFSGFRALPHDGRPLGFPLAEIAADGSCVVTKQAGTGGAVTVDTVTAQLMYEIQSTRYLNPDVTTRLDTVRLREVGHDRVEVSGVRGEAPPERLKVCVNELGGFRNTVELVLTGLDIDAKADWVREQLTPALTAQGVSWTRTALPPADADTEEGASCLLRCTVKDERPDPVGRAFTSAAVELALASYPGFTMTAPPAQPTPYGVYRAAYVDRSAVTHTVVHADGRREAVADPTAFGEPDHDTGRRPSPYTAPTDSLTRRVPLGTFVHARSGDKGGDANLGLWVVNDGSGKYDARVTWLAKLITPRKVRELVPEAADLEVEVFVLPNLGGVNVLIRGLLGDGVAASTRFDPQAKGLGEWVRSRMVHVQEGLL, encoded by the coding sequence GTGGCTGAGGCACCCACGCAGGGCCTCGAGAGGGCACTGCGGATCGGCAACTGCTCCGGCTTCTACGGCGACCGGCTCTCCGCGATGCGGGAGATGCTCGAGGGCCGCCAGGACGACGGGTCCGTCCTGGACGTGCTCACCGGCGACTACCTGGCCGAGCTGACCATGCTGATCCTCGGCAAGGACACCATGAAGGACCCGGCGCTCGGCTACGCGCGGACCCACCTGCGCCAGCTCGAGGACTGCCTCGGCCTCGCGCTCGAGCGCGGGGTCCGGATCGTCAGCAACGCCGGCGGGCTCAACCCCGCCGGACTCGCCGACCGGATCCGCGAGGTCGCCCGCGGCCTCGGCCTCGACCCGGCCGTCGCGCACGTCGAGGGCGACGACCTGCGGTCGCGCGCCGCCGAGCTCGGGTTCGCGGGCGCGCTCACCGCCAACGCCTACCTCGGTGGGTTCGGCATCGCCGCCGCGCTCACCGCCGGCGCCGACGTGGTCGTCACCGGCCGGGTCACCGACGCCAGCCTCGTGGTCGGGCCCGCGGTCGCGCACCACGGCTGGACGCCGACGTCGTACGACGAGCTCGCCGGCGCGGTCGTGGCCGGGCACGTGCTCGAGTGCGGCACCCAGGCCACCGGCGGCAACTTCTCCGGCTTCCGCGCCCTCCCGCACGACGGGCGGCCGCTCGGCTTCCCGCTGGCGGAGATCGCGGCCGACGGCTCCTGCGTGGTCACCAAGCAGGCCGGCACCGGTGGCGCGGTCACCGTCGACACGGTCACCGCCCAGCTCATGTACGAGATCCAGAGCACCCGCTACCTCAACCCCGACGTCACCACCCGCCTCGACACCGTCCGGCTCCGCGAGGTCGGCCACGACCGGGTGGAGGTCAGCGGCGTGCGCGGCGAGGCGCCGCCGGAGCGGCTCAAGGTCTGCGTCAACGAGCTCGGAGGCTTCCGCAACACCGTCGAGCTCGTGCTCACCGGGCTCGACATCGACGCGAAGGCCGACTGGGTGCGCGAGCAGCTCACCCCGGCGCTGACGGCGCAGGGGGTCAGCTGGACCCGCACCGCGCTGCCGCCGGCCGACGCGGACACCGAGGAGGGCGCGTCCTGCCTGCTGCGCTGCACGGTCAAGGACGAGCGACCCGACCCGGTCGGCCGCGCGTTCACCAGTGCCGCGGTGGAGCTGGCGCTCGCGTCGTACCCCGGCTTCACGATGACCGCTCCGCCCGCGCAGCCCACGCCGTACGGCGTCTACCGCGCGGCGTACGTCGACCGCAGCGCCGTCACCCACACGGTCGTGCACGCGGACGGCCGCCGGGAGGCGGTCGCGGACCCGACCGCGTTCGGCGAGCCGGACCACGACACCGGCCGGCGCCCGTCCCCGTACACCGCCCCGACGGACTCGCTGACCCGGCGGGTGCCGCTCGGCACGTTCGTGCACGCGCGGTCCGGGGACAAGGGCGGCGACGCGAACCTGGGACTCTGGGTGGTCAACGACGGATCGGGGAAGTACGACGCCCGGGTCACCTGGCTCGCGAAGCTGATCACCCCCCGCAAGGTCCGCGAGCTCGTGCCCGAGGCCGCCGACCTGGAGGTCGAGGTCTTCGTGCTGCCCAACCTCGGCGGCGTCAACGTGCTGATCCGCGGGCTGCTCGGCGACGGGGTCGCGGCGTCGACCCGGTTCGACCCGCAGGCGAAGGGGCTCGGCGAGTGGGTGCGCTCCCGGATGGTGCACGTGCAGGAGGGGTTGCTGTGA
- a CDS encoding TIGR03084 family metal-binding protein — protein sequence MSLLDDLLDDLRAEGDRLWNAVAGLDEDGWQAPTPAPGWTVATQVAHLLWTDEVAVVAAGARTPDGQQAWDALVLQALEDPTGFVDAQAIEVARLRPEALLARWGAAREALPRALRDFPEGQKMPWFGPPMSPASMATARFMETWAHALDVYAALEVAPERTDRIRHVAHLGVRTRGFAFSVHGLEAPAEEFRIELTAPSGETWAWGPEDAEQLVRGSAWDFCLLVTQRVHRDDTDLVATGADAEKWLTIAQAFAGPAGEGRPSRG from the coding sequence ATGAGTCTGCTCGACGACCTCCTCGACGACCTCAGGGCCGAGGGCGACCGGCTGTGGAACGCCGTCGCCGGCCTGGACGAGGACGGCTGGCAGGCCCCGACCCCCGCCCCGGGGTGGACGGTCGCCACCCAGGTCGCCCACCTGCTGTGGACCGACGAGGTCGCCGTGGTCGCCGCCGGCGCCCGCACGCCCGACGGCCAGCAGGCGTGGGACGCGCTGGTGCTCCAGGCCCTCGAGGACCCCACCGGCTTCGTCGACGCCCAGGCGATCGAGGTCGCGCGGCTGCGGCCCGAGGCACTGCTCGCCCGGTGGGGCGCGGCGCGCGAGGCGCTCCCGCGAGCGCTGCGGGACTTCCCCGAGGGCCAGAAGATGCCGTGGTTCGGACCGCCCATGTCGCCGGCCTCGATGGCGACCGCCCGGTTCATGGAGACCTGGGCGCACGCCCTCGACGTGTACGCCGCCCTCGAGGTCGCCCCGGAGCGCACCGACCGGATCCGGCACGTCGCGCACCTCGGCGTACGCACCCGCGGCTTCGCGTTCTCCGTGCACGGGCTCGAGGCACCGGCCGAGGAGTTCCGCATCGAGCTGACCGCGCCGTCCGGCGAGACGTGGGCCTGGGGCCCGGAGGACGCCGAGCAGCTCGTTCGCGGCTCGGCCTGGGACTTCTGCCTGCTGGTCACCCAGCGCGTGCACCGCGACGACACCGACCTGGTCGCGACCGGCGCCGATGCCGAGAAGTGGCTGACGATCGCGCAGGCCTTTGCCGGTCCCGCCGGTGAGGGGAGGCCCTCCCGTGGCTGA
- a CDS encoding TetR/AcrR family transcriptional regulator — MTTATGGAVPRVPQEERTRLMRARLLEATVECLVERGFAGTSTTLVSERAGVSRGAQLHHFPTKNDLVVAAVEHLTEKRGAELAAAAVGLPAGRRRTRAVLQMLADHFTAPVFTAALELWVAARTDPALLAAVGPLELRVGRETHRMTVELLGADESRTGTRELVQATLDLVRGLGLANTITDDARRRGRILDRWAEVLDQHLKETA; from the coding sequence GTGACGACGGCGACGGGTGGGGCGGTGCCGCGGGTGCCCCAGGAGGAGCGCACCCGGCTGATGCGGGCCCGGCTGCTGGAGGCCACGGTCGAGTGCCTGGTCGAGCGCGGCTTCGCCGGCACGTCGACGACGCTGGTCTCCGAGCGGGCCGGGGTCAGCCGCGGGGCGCAGCTGCACCACTTCCCGACCAAGAACGACCTGGTCGTGGCGGCGGTCGAGCACCTCACCGAGAAGCGCGGCGCGGAGCTCGCGGCCGCCGCGGTGGGACTGCCGGCCGGCCGGCGGCGGACCCGCGCGGTGCTGCAGATGCTCGCCGACCACTTCACCGCGCCGGTCTTCACCGCCGCCCTGGAGCTGTGGGTCGCGGCCCGCACCGATCCGGCGCTGCTCGCCGCCGTCGGCCCGCTGGAGCTGCGGGTGGGCCGGGAGACGCACCGGATGACCGTCGAGCTGCTCGGCGCCGACGAGTCCCGCACCGGCACCCGCGAGCTCGTGCAGGCCACCCTCGACCTGGTCCGCGGCCTGGGCCTCGCGAACACGATCACCGACGACGCCCGCCGCCGCGGGCGCATCCTCGACCGCTGGGCCGAGGTGCTCGACCAGCACCTGAAGGAGACCGCATGA
- a CDS encoding RDD family protein: MSDSGTPPQDPNANPYGAPQPDGEPAGQPAPPPYGQPAPSPYGQPASPSYGQPAPPPYGQPAPPPYGQPAPPPYGQPAQPPYDQTYGQTPYGQPYGQPYAQAGYGAPAPVYDYAHWGKRAGGYLLDSLFTMLVAIPAYGLLFGGIAVGTQDMETYTDAAGVSHTTGEWDNAGTPLVILGAVLFLLPLAFFIWNTCLRQGRTGYSLGKGIVGIRLVGESDGQPIGGGMSFVRYLLHMLDSLACYLGWLWPLWDAKRQTFADKILRTVVVNQPK, from the coding sequence ATGTCCGATTCCGGTACTCCGCCGCAGGACCCGAACGCCAACCCCTACGGCGCGCCCCAGCCGGACGGCGAGCCCGCCGGCCAGCCGGCGCCGCCCCCGTACGGCCAGCCCGCCCCGTCTCCGTACGGCCAGCCGGCGTCGCCTTCGTACGGCCAGCCCGCCCCGCCTCCGTACGGTCAGCCGGCGCCGCCCCCGTACGGCCAGCCCGCCCCGCCCCCGTACGGTCAGCCCGCCCAACCGCCGTACGACCAGACCTATGGCCAGACCCCGTACGGACAGCCCTACGGCCAGCCCTACGCCCAGGCGGGGTACGGCGCGCCGGCACCGGTCTACGACTACGCGCACTGGGGCAAGCGGGCCGGCGGCTACCTGCTCGACAGCCTGTTCACGATGCTGGTCGCGATCCCGGCGTACGGGCTGCTGTTCGGCGGCATCGCGGTCGGCACCCAGGACATGGAGACCTACACCGACGCCGCCGGGGTCAGCCACACCACCGGCGAGTGGGACAACGCGGGGACGCCGCTGGTGATCCTCGGCGCGGTGCTGTTCCTGCTGCCGCTGGCCTTCTTCATCTGGAACACCTGCCTGCGGCAGGGCCGCACCGGCTACAGCCTCGGCAAGGGCATCGTCGGCATCCGCCTGGTCGGTGAGTCCGACGGCCAGCCGATCGGCGGCGGCATGTCGTTCGTGCGCTACCTGCTGCACATGCTCGACAGCCTCGCCTGCTACCTCGGCTGGCTGTGGCCGCTGTGGGACGCCAAGCGGCAGACCTTCGCCGACAAGATCCTCCGCACGGTCGTGGTCAACCAGCCCAAGTAG
- a CDS encoding alpha/beta fold hydrolase: MPTRVRDLLLTDHVVEVPLDHARPDGRTIDVFAREVVAAERAADDLPWLLFLQGGPGGKSPRPGSGAGDAWVWHAARTHRVLLLDQRGTGRSTPITARTVQGMGDAELAAYLRHFRADAIVDDAEVLRARVAGGAAWQTLGQSYGGFVTMTYLSRAPQGLRACYVTGGLPGLTASADDVYARTFPRIARKNAEFRHRHPGDAERLRAIADHLEEYDVRLPDGDRLTARRLRTLGMAFGMSDGYDRIHWLLEEAWHGSELADGFRHAALGLTGWVDTPLGVLQEYAYGQPGMAPTAWAAQRAIERLPEFAADADPLLLTGETMFPWMFEEIAALRPFRGAAELLAAYDAWPALYDLDRLAANQVPVAAVVYFDDMYVDAELSLDTAARVGNVRTWVTNEWEHDGLRADAGRILPRLIELAQR; this comes from the coding sequence ATGCCGACCCGCGTCCGCGACCTGCTCCTCACCGACCACGTCGTCGAGGTGCCGCTGGACCACGCCCGCCCGGACGGCCGCACCATCGACGTGTTCGCCCGCGAGGTGGTCGCGGCCGAGCGGGCCGCGGACGACCTGCCGTGGCTGCTGTTCCTCCAGGGTGGTCCGGGCGGCAAGTCGCCGCGGCCGGGCAGCGGCGCCGGCGACGCGTGGGTGTGGCACGCGGCGCGGACCCACCGGGTGCTGCTGCTCGACCAGCGCGGCACCGGCCGCAGCACGCCGATCACCGCCCGGACCGTCCAGGGGATGGGCGACGCCGAGCTCGCGGCGTACCTGCGGCACTTCCGGGCGGACGCGATCGTCGACGACGCCGAGGTGCTGCGCGCCCGGGTCGCGGGCGGGGCGGCGTGGCAGACGCTGGGCCAGAGCTACGGCGGCTTCGTCACGATGACCTACCTCTCCCGGGCGCCCCAGGGCCTGCGCGCCTGCTACGTGACCGGCGGGCTGCCGGGCCTCACGGCGTCCGCCGACGACGTCTACGCCCGGACGTTCCCGCGGATCGCCCGCAAGAACGCCGAGTTCCGTCACCGCCACCCCGGCGACGCCGAGCGGCTGCGCGCGATCGCCGACCACCTCGAGGAGTACGACGTCCGGCTGCCCGACGGCGACCGGCTGACCGCGCGGCGGCTGCGCACCCTCGGCATGGCGTTCGGGATGAGCGACGGCTACGACCGCATCCACTGGTTGCTGGAAGAGGCCTGGCACGGCAGTGAGCTCGCGGACGGGTTCCGGCACGCCGCGCTGGGCCTGACCGGGTGGGTGGACACCCCGTTGGGTGTGCTGCAGGAGTACGCGTACGGCCAGCCGGGCATGGCACCGACGGCCTGGGCCGCGCAGCGCGCGATCGAGCGACTCCCGGAGTTCGCCGCCGACGCCGACCCGCTGCTGCTCACCGGGGAGACGATGTTCCCCTGGATGTTCGAGGAGATCGCCGCGCTGCGCCCGTTCCGCGGCGCCGCCGAGCTGCTGGCGGCGTACGACGCCTGGCCGGCGCTCTACGACCTCGACCGGCTCGCGGCCAACCAGGTGCCGGTCGCTGCGGTCGTCTACTTCGACGACATGTACGTCGACGCCGAGCTCTCCCTCGACACCGCCGCGCGGGTCGGGAACGTGCGGACCTGGGTCACCAACGAGTGGGAGCACGACGGGTTGCGCGCGGACGCCGGCCGGATCCTGCCGCGGCTGATCGAGCTGGCCCAGCGCTAG
- a CDS encoding histidine phosphatase family protein, which produces MGVVLLVRHGQASFGADDYDVLSETGWEQGRLLGAWLAERKVVPTAVLSGGMRRHRETAAAVATAAGWAPEVEVDLGWDEFDHLGVVAAYPDHPDGELDRREFQRVFELATQRWTGGRYDAEYPESWPGFVQRVRAALDRAGAGAGPGGTVVVVSSGGPIAAACAALVDPDGEDPATYARLWSRFNTVVVNSSMSRVVVGSTGARLLTFNEHPHLEGETLTYR; this is translated from the coding sequence ATGGGTGTGGTGCTGCTGGTCCGTCACGGGCAGGCGTCGTTCGGGGCCGACGACTACGACGTGCTGTCCGAGACCGGCTGGGAGCAGGGCCGGTTGCTGGGCGCCTGGCTCGCCGAGCGCAAGGTGGTCCCGACCGCGGTGCTCAGCGGCGGGATGCGGCGGCACCGCGAGACCGCCGCGGCCGTGGCCACCGCCGCCGGCTGGGCGCCGGAGGTCGAGGTGGACCTCGGCTGGGACGAGTTCGACCACCTCGGCGTGGTGGCGGCGTACCCCGACCATCCCGACGGCGAGCTCGACCGGCGGGAGTTCCAGCGGGTCTTCGAGCTCGCGACCCAGCGCTGGACGGGCGGCCGGTACGACGCGGAGTACCCCGAGTCCTGGCCCGGCTTCGTCCAGCGGGTGCGGGCCGCGCTCGACCGGGCGGGCGCGGGCGCCGGCCCCGGAGGGACGGTCGTCGTGGTGAGCTCGGGCGGTCCGATCGCGGCGGCGTGCGCGGCGCTGGTCGACCCGGACGGCGAGGACCCGGCGACCTACGCGCGGCTGTGGAGCCGCTTCAACACCGTGGTCGTGAACTCCTCGATGTCCCGCGTCGTGGTCGGGTCGACCGGCGCGCGGCTGCTGACCTTCAACGAGCATCCCCACCTCGAGGGGGAGACGCTCACCTACCGCTGA
- a CDS encoding formate--tetrahydrofolate ligase codes for MLSDIEIAGAATLRPITEVATESLGIGAEHLVPYGHYKAKVGITYLNSLADRPLGRLILVTALSPTPPGEGKTTTSVGLTDALHGLGKRAIACLREPSMGPVFGLKGGAAGGGYSQVVPMTDINLHFTGDFAAIAAANNLLAALIDNHVHHGNELDIDVRSVTWKRVLDTNDRALREVVVGLGGPPNGFPRQDGFDIVVASELMAIFCLTESWADLKRRIGDIVIGYSRAGAPVTARDLGADGAMAVLLRDAIAPNLVQTLEGAPALVHGGPFANIAHGCSSVMATRAGLRLADYVVTEAGFGADLGAEKFIDIKCRMSGMRPDVAVVVATVRALKYHGGVALADLDREDLGAVEAGMDNLRRHLDNLRHLNGVPCVVAVNRFPTDTDLEVVRVVELAASYGVPAYQATHFTDGGIGAQDLAKGVLQALEEPARDEFSFTYPDELSLTEKVEAVATRVYGAGQVTWDGKARKRLARIERDGYGTLPVCVAKTQYSFSTDPGLLGAPTGHELRVREVRLSAGAGFVVVICGDMMTMPGLPTRPAATRIDLADDGTIIGLS; via the coding sequence GTGCTGTCCGACATCGAGATCGCCGGGGCCGCCACGCTGCGGCCGATCACCGAGGTAGCGACCGAGTCGCTCGGCATCGGGGCCGAGCACCTGGTGCCGTACGGCCACTACAAGGCGAAGGTCGGCATCACCTACCTGAACTCGCTCGCCGACCGCCCGCTCGGCCGGCTGATCCTGGTGACGGCGCTCTCGCCGACCCCGCCGGGCGAGGGGAAGACGACCACGTCGGTGGGGCTCACCGACGCGCTGCACGGGCTCGGCAAGCGGGCCATCGCGTGCCTGCGCGAGCCGTCGATGGGTCCGGTCTTCGGTCTCAAGGGCGGGGCCGCCGGCGGCGGCTACAGCCAGGTGGTGCCGATGACCGACATCAACCTGCACTTCACCGGGGACTTCGCCGCGATCGCCGCGGCCAACAACCTGCTCGCCGCGCTGATCGACAACCACGTGCACCACGGCAACGAGCTCGACATCGACGTGCGAAGCGTGACCTGGAAGCGGGTGCTCGACACCAACGACCGCGCGCTGCGCGAGGTGGTCGTCGGGCTGGGCGGCCCGCCCAACGGGTTCCCCCGCCAGGACGGCTTCGACATCGTGGTCGCCTCGGAGCTGATGGCGATCTTCTGCCTCACCGAGTCCTGGGCCGACCTGAAGCGCCGCATCGGCGACATCGTGATCGGCTACTCCCGTGCCGGCGCGCCGGTCACCGCCCGCGACCTCGGCGCCGACGGCGCGATGGCGGTGCTGCTGCGCGACGCGATCGCGCCGAACCTCGTGCAGACCCTCGAGGGCGCACCGGCGCTGGTCCACGGCGGGCCGTTCGCCAACATCGCACACGGCTGCAGCTCGGTGATGGCGACGCGGGCCGGCCTGCGGCTGGCCGACTACGTCGTCACCGAGGCGGGGTTCGGGGCCGACCTCGGCGCGGAGAAGTTCATCGACATCAAGTGCCGGATGTCCGGGATGCGCCCCGACGTCGCGGTCGTCGTCGCGACGGTGCGGGCCCTGAAGTACCACGGCGGCGTGGCCCTGGCCGACCTGGACCGCGAAGACCTGGGCGCGGTCGAGGCCGGGATGGACAACCTGCGTCGCCACCTGGACAACCTGCGGCACCTGAACGGCGTCCCGTGCGTGGTCGCGGTCAACCGGTTCCCCACGGACACCGACCTCGAGGTGGTCAGGGTCGTCGAGCTCGCCGCGTCGTACGGCGTCCCCGCCTATCAGGCCACCCACTTCACCGACGGCGGCATCGGGGCGCAGGACCTCGCCAAGGGCGTCCTGCAGGCGCTCGAGGAGCCGGCGCGCGACGAGTTCTCCTTCACCTACCCCGACGAGCTGTCCCTGACCGAGAAGGTCGAGGCGGTCGCGACCCGGGTGTACGGCGCCGGCCAGGTCACCTGGGACGGCAAGGCGCGCAAGCGGCTGGCGCGCATCGAGCGCGACGGGTACGGCACGCTGCCGGTCTGCGTGGCGAAGACGCAGTACTCGTTCTCGACCGACCCGGGCCTCCTCGGGGCGCCCACCGGTCACGAGCTCCGGGTCCGCGAGGTCCGGCTGTCGGCGGGCGCGGGCTTCGTGGTGGTGATCTGCGGCGACATGATGACCATGCCCGGCCTGCCCACGCGCCCGGCCGCGACCCGGATCGACCTCGCCGACGACGGCACGATCATCGGGCTGTCCTAG